The uncultured Methanobrevibacter sp. DNA window GGAAATATTGTTGTACTTTTATTAATATGTGTTGTATTATATTTTGCTGGTAAAAATAAAGATAAAAAAGTAGCTTTAATAGCTATTTTGGGATTGGCTATAACAAGTTTATTGGTATCTATAATTAAACCAACTGTTGGAGAATTAAGGCCATTTTTAGTTTTACCACATGTTAATTTACTAGTTCAAGAAAATGGAATGTATTCATTTCCATCTGGACATACTAGTCTAGTATTTACAATAGCTACTATTCTTGGATTATCTTACAAATTTAAAAATGTTAAATTGATTTATATTACATTAGCTATTGCAACTATTGTTGGATTTTCAAGAATTTATTTGGGAGTTCATTATCCAGTAGATGTATTCGGTGGTATTATTGTAGGTGTTTTGTCTGGTTTATTGTCTTTAAAACTCGGTGAAGGTATATTTAAAAAATTAGGTGTGTATAATGGCATTTACTGAAATTTTATCTATGTTTGTTGTTCATATTATTGAAACTTTAGGTTATTTTGGTGTTTTCATCATGATGACTTTGGAAAGTGCATGTATTCCTTT harbors:
- a CDS encoding phosphatase PAP2 family protein, which gives rise to MTNLGNIVVLLLICVVLYFAGKNKDKKVALIAILGLAITSLLVSIIKPTVGELRPFLVLPHVNLLVQENGMYSFPSGHTSLVFTIATILGLSYKFKNVKLIYITLAIATIVGFSRIYLGVHYPVDVFGGIIVGVLSGLLSLKLGEGIFKKLGVYNGIY